A portion of the Glycine max cultivar Williams 82 chromosome 10, Glycine_max_v4.0, whole genome shotgun sequence genome contains these proteins:
- the LOC100818721 gene encoding uncharacterized protein, which produces MAATFKYLFPILFLTLIVKGSCECSINNINIGTTRSGRVIQGQPEWNVVVINNCTCTQSQIRLSCKGFKTSESVSPSILSIEGDSCLLINGNPLNSFATVRFSYAWDPPFLLLPTSSSISC; this is translated from the exons ATGGCAGCAACCTTCAAGTACCTTTTTCCCATCCTCTTCCTTACCCTTATAGTCAAAG GGTCTTGTGAGTGTTCCATAAACAACATCAATATTGGCACTACAAGAAGTGGGAGAGTAATACAAGGCCAACCTGAGTGGAACGTAGTTGTGATCAACAACTGCACTTGTACACAAAGCCAGATAAGGTTGTCTTGCAAAGGGTTTAAGACTTCAGAGAGTGTTAGCCCATCAATTCTTTCCATAGAAGGTGACAGCTGCCTCCTTATCAATGGCAATCCTTTGAATAGTTTTGCTACTGTTCGCTTCTCCTATGCTTGGGATCCTCCTTTCCTCTTATTGCCTACAAGCTCTAGTATAAGTTGTTAA